In Candidatus Nitronauta litoralis, one DNA window encodes the following:
- a CDS encoding transketolase: MIMTVCTDDIASLEKEAKEVRKDSLKLIHQAGSGHPGGSLSGADILTALYFGGIMKYDSNNPKDPSRDRFVLSKGHVTGLLYTVLSRAGFFPKEDLAGYRKINSESNLSGHPHPKTPGVEIATGSLGQGLSVANGIALSARLDNLNFKVYCLLGDGELQEGQVWEAAMSAQKFKTNNLVAIVDFNKVAQDNITKDLKDLEPLEEKWASFGWEVIRIDGHNMAEVMGALQKPLDATRPRVIIADTVKGKGVSFMEGKTAWHGVAPGDEDLERALKELE, translated from the coding sequence ATTATAATGACGGTTTGTACAGACGATATTGCCTCTCTTGAAAAAGAGGCCAAGGAAGTCCGCAAGGACAGCTTGAAGCTTATTCACCAAGCGGGTTCGGGCCATCCTGGAGGAAGCCTCTCCGGGGCAGACATACTCACCGCCCTGTATTTTGGCGGAATAATGAAATACGATTCGAACAACCCAAAAGATCCTTCCCGGGACCGTTTTGTGTTGAGCAAAGGCCATGTTACCGGGCTTTTGTATACGGTGCTTTCACGGGCTGGCTTTTTCCCAAAAGAAGACCTTGCAGGCTATCGGAAAATAAACAGCGAGAGCAATTTATCCGGCCATCCTCATCCCAAAACTCCTGGCGTCGAAATTGCCACGGGCAGCCTTGGACAGGGATTGAGTGTTGCCAATGGGATAGCCCTTTCGGCCAGGTTGGATAATCTGAATTTTAAAGTTTACTGTTTGCTTGGGGATGGTGAATTGCAGGAGGGGCAGGTGTGGGAAGCTGCAATGTCGGCCCAGAAATTCAAGACCAATAACCTGGTGGCCATTGTGGATTTTAATAAGGTCGCACAGGATAACATCACCAAAGATTTAAAGGACTTGGAGCCTTTAGAAGAAAAATGGGCCTCTTTTGGATGGGAAGTTATCAGGATTGACGGCCACAATATGGCGGAAGTGATGGGAGCGTTGCAAAAGCCTCTGGATGCAACGCGCCCCAGAGTCATTATTGCGGATACGGTAAAAGGTAAGGGAGTCAGTTTCATGGAAGGTAAAACCGCCTGGCATGGGGTGGCTCCAGGAGACGAGGATCTGGAACGCGCACTTAAGGAGTTGGAATGA
- a CDS encoding response regulator, which produces MARKDNLDFEKVTAADILLVVPITRKTLWLWQKKYQFFPDPIKVAHPGGKGIVGYYPAWVRERCKRVYSLQKSGYTITMIQEILKKEEVEKSARKVLIVDDEKKFTQLMKKYFEKNGFQVDVAYDGLNAGLKAAEFKPNIILLDINLPGLNGLEVCRHLKSNPRTQNTRILVISASLQYTLEEVTEAGGDGFMKKPVNFQEVIAHCDGLMDKGGDTFLNN; this is translated from the coding sequence ATGGCCCGCAAAGACAATCTTGATTTTGAAAAAGTAACGGCAGCGGATATTTTGCTTGTGGTTCCTATCACAAGAAAGACTTTATGGTTATGGCAGAAGAAATATCAGTTTTTCCCTGACCCGATTAAGGTTGCCCATCCGGGGGGGAAGGGGATTGTGGGCTACTATCCCGCCTGGGTGAGGGAACGATGTAAACGCGTTTACTCCCTTCAAAAGAGTGGTTACACCATAACCATGATTCAGGAAATATTGAAGAAGGAGGAAGTTGAGAAGTCTGCCCGTAAGGTATTGATTGTGGATGATGAAAAGAAGTTCACTCAACTCATGAAAAAATATTTTGAGAAAAACGGGTTTCAGGTTGATGTGGCCTATGATGGCCTCAATGCAGGTTTGAAAGCCGCTGAATTCAAACCCAATATTATTTTATTGGATATCAACCTGCCGGGTCTGAATGGTCTTGAAGTTTGCCGCCATTTAAAAAGTAACCCACGCACCCAGAACACCCGGATCCTGGTTATTTCAGCCAGCCTGCAATATACCCTTGAAGAGGTGACTGAGGCGGGTGGCGATGGATTTATGAAAAAGCCTGTGAATTTTCAAGAGGTTATTGCGCATTGTGACGGCCTGATGGACAAGGGCGGCGATACTTTTTTGAATAATTAG